The window TGATAAATGTTACACTATTTGGCTCAAACTGAGCAAATGTTTTTGTACTATTAttaacctaaaaataaaaagttcaaaCTGCTTTTGGATGCCCTTCTAACTTAATCCGAATTATCAAATTGTACGTGAAAGAACTCTTTTTAGATAACATTTGtacaatgttttaaattacttgctATCCCAGTGGTAGCAGCTTCACATTCCATTGTTTTCTAGATGGGAATGTTCAGCCTGCTATGAACTTTTCTGAAACGCGTCCTGTTTGTCTGGGGGGTATGTTTTTGTGGACACTGTGCACTACATATGACTGTTCTTGTTAAATCTGCTCGCGAATACCTGAAGACGAGTCTGACGGCTGTCCTTATAGCAAATACATTGAAGGCTGGAACTCACAGATTTCGAATGTGTTCCGGGGTGGGTCTTCCCAACAGCATTTGGAATATGCCATAGAAAGGTAGATTTAGCGTATCTTGCAAAGGCTGCGGCTACACTTTATATACTTCAGAGCAATGCACTTGTACGTGGAATGTTGGATGTGATAGTGCTACAGGCTAAGTATTTCCAGTAATTAATCACTTTAAGGGTCTTTCTCCTATGGCAGTTGATGAATAATGTTGCGTTATAGTTTGAGGCATTGTGTTGTATTTCAGATATGGAAAACCTAAATTATGACATAGTATCGCTTAATACTCTTAAAAGTAGATTTATGGTGCAAtctgaaattaatcttttcaaaatgtaCTCTTCATTTTGTACtctatttattttgattaaaagtCCTGGAAAATGTATGTTTGAATGTATTGTTCTACTTGTAGCAGAACTTTAAGTTAATCATTTATTATATCATAGAAATCTCTCCCTCCAGTGTTGGAAAGAGTTTTATACAGATATTAGTCTTTAGTTTGCAGAAGAGTTTACaatctgtctttatttctcttcataGCCTACTTTTAGCAGATAAGACTGCCTTTCAGCAAATCTCTGTTGCCAAAGGGTTATTTCTTTAACTCTTAGAACAAAGTTTATAGAGGTTTATTTGGCAATAATATTTCTGATAATTGATAAATTAGGATTGCAGAGCAAATACTAACAAGTCATGACTcctaaaaactgaaaaaaaagttattttgtaatTGCCACGATATTCATGTTTCCAGAAAATATCTGGGGAAAGCCTACTGCAATACAGATTTTGACATCAGCTGTTATCCATTCCAGAACGATGTACCCTAGTGGCATTAATGTATTTAGGtatcttcagttttcttgtaTTGTAATTTTGAGGTATCTCAAACTTATGTTAAAGTTGCCATGCATTGTATTACTAAATTGTAACTATCAAATagataatatatttaatacagccaataaataatacaaatgtaTTCAAATTTGACTACAGggctgtgtgtggttttgtggaTTTTAATCTTactcagggaaagaaaagtgatttttcagcGCTGTCCCTTCCCAAGGGCTGTGGCAGCCTGGGGATCGAGCGGTGCCACTTGAGCCCCCGAGCTGGTGAGCCGGGCTCGGCGTTTGCCAGTGTTACAACCAAGGGAGATGGGGAAattcctcctgctctcccttccctccccagcgACCGCCCACCTGTGTGATTTGTCCCTGGTGCGTTCAGGTGAGCTCTGAAGGCAAGGGCTGCTTCTTCCCGCAGAGCTTAGCAGGTACGGGGCCTGACTTTGCAGAAAGTTGGATAAAGTTTGGATAAAGAACAagataaaaaatagaaaaggaggGAAGCAAATCAAGAGACCTGAGGGATGAATAATAAATCATTTAAGAAGGCGGCAATGTGTTCGTAGTCTTAGAAAAGATGTAGTTTCTTAGCACTTTCAAGTACCTGTATTACAGACTGTCTTCTTTGTTGCTGAGAGCAAACAGCTGGCCTGGCTTTGACCTCTACTTTATCTCTCTTGGCTTCTGTTGGAAGAATTATGTTTTACAGGTCTGCAATTAGCAAAATGTCTGGtcctgaaaacagaaacaaaccctTTCACAGGAGTTTTGTGGACAGCTCACGCTGACGATGTGGCTGGTAAGTTCACTGAAGAGAGTAGTCCAGCCTCCCCCTGTCCCATCGTGTGTGTGTCCGTCCCGTGCAAGAATAACACGAATTGGTTCTAACCTTCCCGAAACGTTCGTAACGTGTCTCGGGAAACACTTGCGGAGAGGTAAGCCAAAAGGACAGCCTTAAATCTTGTTCCAGTCTCCATATGCACCATCTACCCGGGGTTTAACCCACAGTGCAGCTGGCGAAACACTTGGGTTGTGAGAGTTGCTGAACAGCTGGCACAGAAGACCCCAGTTCTGTACCTTCAGAAGAAACCTCTGCACCCCGGGtcaggtgcctgcagcaccGGGTTCGCTTGTGGTGCAGGATTGTGCTCATCGCTTTCCTGTATTTGTTGTACAGTATGGGGATTATGGAAGCCCCAAGACAGAAGAGGAGCGTGGCGATGAGGTTGAAGTACTGCATGAGGTCATACAGGACAATTTCACTTCGGGCGAAGAGGATTCGGCCAAGGTGGAACGGGAGCCAGCACACCACAAAGGCAAAGACGAGGAcagctgaggaggaaagagcaCAACAGTTTATTCTGCCCCTTTATGTAAGGACCAAGAGGTGAGCCTGCAAAGCTAAACCCAGCAAGGACAAGCCCAGTGCCTTGcccagctgcttctgtgctgtggtTACCGGTCATCTCAAGTGACAAGGACTTCAGGTTGCatacaaaattaattgtatGCAATTAAAATGGGGCACGTTCACTCCTGGCCTGAAAATCTGAGTCACCATCGGCATGCTGCGATGGGTATCGGAGGGGAAAGACCAGGGACACGGGAGGTGGGGGCCCCttggggcagcagaggggaggaaaaggggagCCAGCTGGACCCAGAGGCACTGAGGAAGAGGATGGGAAAACTGAGCGTGCAATAAGCAAACAGAACCTGCCAGGAAACAACCAGTGAGTAGCTGCGGTACGTTTTGCTGACAGTATCCACAGTCgtgggtgctgctgcttgcctgcgggggggggggggggggggggggctcgggggagagtgatcagagggatggggtgggagcGGGGAACCCAAACTCCTGGTCTGCACCAAGGCACAGGTACCTGCTGGCACAGGATAACGACCGTGCACAGGTCAGCCCAGACAGGTGCGTTGTTGCTGTCCTGGATGAAGTCATCGTTGCTAAGCTTGAGAAATTTTGCAAGGGAAATGGCTTTGAAacctttccttgctgcagcaggggaagagcCTGGTCTGCTATGAAGTCATAGAacttttcaatttctttaaattgGAAATTTAAGGGTTAGAGATGGGGGGAAGAACATGAAGAATGTGATCTCAAAACAACTAAAAGCCACGCTGATGTGCTTCCCTGCGTGTGGTAAGATCCCTAGCCTGCACACGCAGTCACAGACTGCCCTTCACACCAGCAGGAGCCAGGAAcacaaattaaatgtaaatcCATTGATTCTAAATCTGTGTAACCCTGTGTGGCTCGTATCTCCTCTCCATCaccccctgcactgctgtgcAGTGGAAGTGATCAAAGAGGGCAGCTCTTCAGAGCTGGTTTCCAAAATACTCTGACCCAGCACTCTGACAGTCTGTGGTGGCACCTCTTCCTTCCAGCAGCCGCTGCCCACGGCGCCAGAGCTTTCTGCAGACCAGTCCGTACAGCAGAGCCACGCACAGCATTGGCAGGAACAAGTAAACGGTGGAGACCCAGGTCATCGTCTCGAGCAGCCCCATGCGGACCACGCGCTCGATGGACCTGCGCTCCTGGCtctcctggggcaggctgccGTTGGGGTGTTCCACCCCGAAAAGGAAGAGGATGGGGCCGGCGGTCAGGAGGgagcagccccacagagccAGGATGACCCGTTTCGCCCAGCACTTGTTGATGGTCACTTTGGCTTTCAGGGGAAAGCAGACGGCAAAGTACCGCTCTGCGCTCGCTGTGGTGATGTGCAGGATGGTGCAGTACGTGCACGTTTCGCTCAGTGAAGTGAGGAACTTGCAGAGAAAATCCCCAAATACATAGGGCTTGTACTTCCAAAGGCGGTAGAGGTCCGAAGGCAGGCCAAGGAAGATCAGTGTGTCTGACAGCGCCATGCTGTCAGGAACATGGACAGGTACGTGTTCACCGTCATCCTCATCTTGTGTGAACGTCTGAAAATTACTATCGTTATCAGATTCCCAGAGACTCCCAAGAAATATGCCTCTGAGTGAGAAATTTCTAGTGACAGTGTTTTAATGACATTATTAAGACAGGATGAGAAAGCCTTCGTTTGAGCATCAGTCTTCTAACTGAGACAGTCTGACACTTGGCCCTGATTTACTTTCCACTTCAGAAAAGATCAGAGATGATAAGCTGGAAAGCACCAGGGAGGGGGAGGCGAGGGGAAAAGGGGTCAGTGTGAGGGAAAAGGCAAGGGAAGGCTCTGGGAAGCTGGAGGTTAACTGTACACAGCCGGAGAGAGCACAGACACGGTGCAGGAGGGGCTGCGTATGCTGCTCAGCTCAACAGCAGGATGCCTTCAGCCACCGCCCGCGGCAATTTCTCCATGACTGGGGCACAGGCAGAAGTGAGTGGGGTACCCGATATGAAATAAACCTCCTCCATTCCCCTCAGAGCTCTGCTCTTTGCAGTGTTTCTTGTCTGAAGGACTATTCAAAAGCCAGTGTTTTGTAGAGCCAAATAGTGTGGGATTCGGGCTTGAAAGGTCAGTGCCGAACACAGTCGCTGCATTGTGTCGACAGGTCCCTGGTTCTAACATTAGGGAGATTTCTGCTGCCACTTCCAAGAGGCAAATGTGATGGCTGTGGGTTTTCTTCAAGGGATTTAGGTACCTGGAcacctcaaaaaaagaaaaatcgtCCATGTGCCAAGGCTTTACTTTGCTGCACCTtaaacatctcaaaaaaaaagtctaaaaagaAATCCCCAAAGCTTAACTCTGCGCTGGTGACTTAAACGATGCACCCCgagcagagctgagccctggCCGGTGCGCGCTCGCAGGGGCTGCACGGCATGCGGCCTGTCGTCCCTATTTCTCCGAGCAGAGCCCTCCCAGCTGCGGGGCAGCTGCCTTTGATGAATGTCCCCGGTTTGGCGGTAGCAGACAGAGAAGTCAGCGCTCGGCCTGGCCGCGCCGTGACCCagtttcctgttttccagtgctCAGAAACCCCAGTGTCTGAGCAAAGACGGAGGGTGACCGCTCTTTCATTTGGCCGACACACGGTGCCCGCAGCCCACCGAACGCAGGCGTCACAGCACGGCCGTGCCCCAGGTGACTGGCAGTGGGGACAAAGCTCTCACGGCCGGGCAGACGCgctccagctcagctgcccATGAGGGTGGCATTTGTGGCCTCGGGGACATATATCTCCCCTGTGGAAACTAGCTCCCTGTGTTTTCTCCTCGCTGCTGGTTTCCAGGCAGAAATGCTGCAAGTAGCTGCAGCTcttggctgtgctgctcagcctggaaaGTCACCTGTGTGCAGCAGCGCTGGCAGGGAAGGCACTCACAGCACAGACAAAACGGCTGAGGGGGGCAAAGGGTCTTTGCCTAGTTTTGGGGTAAACCCAGAGCCCTTTGGCAGTACAAAGTacgttgggtttttttactgcatCAGCAATAAATGGCAGTGACGGCCAACAGCCCGATGATGCCAAGTTGCAGCCTGACCCACAGCCTGCATCCAGTACACAGTGGAAGAGctcccctccccctctgccctaaaacaaggggaaaaaagtgggttttgtttgttgtctAAGGTCAGTGTCTGGAGTTCATCCTCCGTTCCCTCCTTGCAGGATGTTTTTGTGTAATATACTCTGACTCATGCAAGTCAAATGACTTGGACTCTAATGCCGCGGTGCTTCCAGCCAAGGAGCCCCAGCAGAGGCGTTCTGCCCGCCTGCACCTCCACGCTGGCATGTGCTGGGCACAGGttttccagctcctccagccgcTGCCGCAGCCacagggctgcctgtgccccccGCCAGGCCGAGCCTGGCACCCCCGTCACCCGCAAACCTGCGGCAGGGGGGTCCAGCCGCCACCTCGGTGCAGATACACGGGCGCCGTCAGACGTGAGGGTTAGTTACATCTACATCCCGGAGGGCTGGGTGTAGGGCCCGCAGGTGTCACGCAGCACCCCTGGTGCAGGTGAGAGGCAGGGAGGCTCTCCCTGCTGATGGACTGTTTTGCAACGTGTTACAGGCGTGAGTCAGAGGGAACACACGGTAAcagctgtttatttcttcttgctCTCAGCGAAGCTGGCTCCCCTGCCCCATGATGTCAGCTGCTCCAGCGCGGGTATCGCGCCTCCCTCCAGACCTTGCTTCACTTGGACCATCACAGCTAACGGCAACACTGCTGCAATTCCCCCTGGCATGCTGCTAATCCCTGCTTGACAGCACCGCAAGAAAACATTGGTTTGGTTCTGTTTTGCCTCGGAAAGCGAGAGAGAAACTTTTGACAAGACTTGCATGGAATGTACGTGGGGATCATTTGGTTGCCACGAAAACGAGCTTAAGAAGCCCTGCTGTCGATagtctcatttttatttaatcctGGGAAAGCTGACAATTAAAAAAGTGGCCTCAAAGCCGGTAAGGAAGGTGCACACCCTTCTGGCTCATCGCGGGGCCGACGGGGGCATCAGGCTGTGACCCCATCAGGCACGGCCGCGCGCTCCTGCAGCACGCTGTCCCCGGGAATGGTTTTGTTAACAAGAATTTCTGCCTCGCGGAAACGCAGTTTTGAACAATCAGAAGCAGAACGGAAGCCCTGCGCACCCAGCCGCCGGCGGGGCCTGGGGAGGGTGTTGGGGGacgcgctgccccccgcccgccacCGGGCACCGAACCCCCGGGCTCGGTGTTGGCTGCGGCACCGGGTGGAGCAGCGGTAGCaccccgctccccgctccccgctccccgctccccgctccccgcacCCCGCaccccgctccccgctccccgcacCCCGCTCCCCGCACCGCCGGGCCGTGTCCCCATGGCAACCGCCGCCCTCCCGGCCTCCCtcgcggccccgccgctccccgcccaCGCGACCGGAAGCGGCGCCCGAGGCGAGCGGAAGTGATGGAGCCGGCCAAGATGGCGTCTCCCAAGAGCGCGCCCAAAGACGCGCAGGTAccgcgggcgcggcgggggctggAGGGGTCGGGTCGGGCCGGGTCAGCGTGGCGGAGCTGAGCGGTGCCTCTCCGCCCCGCAGGTGATGGCGCAGATCCTGAAGGACATGGGCATCACGGAGTACGAGCCGCGCGTCATCAACCAGATGCTGGAGTTCGCCTACAGTAAGCGGCGGCCGGGTCGGGGGCTCAGCGGGGGCCAGGGGCTCTGCCGGGGTCCGGGCCGGGGGATTTTTCCCGGGGGCTCTGCTGGGGGCCGGGCTGGGTGAGCTCTGCCGGGCCCCTCGGGCAGGGGGTGCGCCGGGCAAAGCCGAGCGGAGAAGGGGAATGCTGTCTTTAGCCCTGTTccctttggggggggggtcctggttttggctgggacagggttaattttctccatagcagttggtacagtgctgtgtttgagAGATACCGGGAGTGTatggttttgtgtttgatttGGTGTGAGAGATACCGGCAGTGACAGGGTTCTGCTGTCAGCCTTCAGAAACAATCCTGCGGGAGCGGTGTCTTTGCTGACAGCCGGGTGGGATCGGGAGCGGGAAGGTTTACTCTTTTAATCCAGCCTTAATGAGTGATTCGGTGTTTCAAAGGGTATGTGACCACTATACTGGAAGATGCAAAAATCTACTCGAGCCACGCAAAGAAGTCCAGTGTCGATGCAGATGACGTGAGGTTGGCAATCCAGTGTCGAACAGACCAGTCATTTACATCTCCGCCTCCAAGGGATGTAAGTAAAACTGTATTGATGGCATCAGAATACAATAAAAGACTACAGGTGGGAATGTAATGGTGTCTCTCCAGTTCTTGTTAGATATTGCAAGGCAGAAAAATCAGACGCCGTTGCCATTGATAAAGCCTTATTCTGGACCCAGGCTTCCACCTGACAGATACTGCTTGACAGCTCCCAACTACAGACTGAAGTCCTTACAGAAGAAGGTAAGGGCTTCGGGTAGGGAAGGATTCACCTAATGCCCACTTTGTTTGTCGGGAATGTTGGAATTAAGAGTTTTCCACAGCTCTGAAGGATACGTGTGGGCAAATACTGACCTGTGAGCATCAGGGGTGTTTGAAAGTCTGTCAGTGGTCTTTATCTCTAGGAATTTGCAGGTGTTCTTGTTGGTTTTTAGTTTTGAATGGAAAGTGTATTATAAAATGCACGTGTGAATTGTTCAGTGTTAAAATTGTCAAGCTGAATATCAGATTGTAAAAGGCGAAAGTAAGGCTTTAGTATAGATGTTAAAGGGTCTTTTGTACTTATACTTCACTTGATTCCGCTTtagagggaagagagaagattTAGTTTTCTTGCTGGAAAATACTGAATGTCTTGGTGTGTGggattttgtatttctttccccCATTTTAAGGAAAGAATCTGAAAAGTTGAACTTAAGGTTCCAGGTATTGACACAGGACATGCCTCTCTGCTAGGTATAGGGTGGAATAATAATTGCTGATTAAAATACTCTAGTTTCCTCTCCAACCTGACTGACCTGAGTGCACTTTGCTGGTCTTTGGCATTATGTCATGtccaggagctctgcagcttGCACCAGGGCATTTGCACCGTAAAGATCCAAGAACTTCTGTGTTGGCACACACCTCGTGTATTGTTGCTGTGAAATAGGCTCTCTGTGGTTTTGTAGGAAgaaccatttcttttttttttttttcacgtTAAAGAACTGTTAATTTCTAGTGGGATGCTAAACTGAGTGTTCTCTCTCAACAGGTCTCTTCCTCTGCAGGGAGAATAACAGTCCCTCGCCTGAGTGTGGGTGCTGTGAGCAGCAGGCCCAGCACTCCTACTTTAGGTAGGAAACAGCTCAGTTGGGGTTTCCCGTGTTGTTTcgatgaatgaaaaaaaaaaaaaagaggcataaTATAAAGTATGCTCCAGCCGCTGAGGAAATGTTGGGTGCTGCCTGAACTTGGTATCATTTGACAgcatcaggaaaatgaaattaatttcagaatacTCTTTATTTAGAATAATCTTTGACACATACATACATTACTgacattctgtatttttatttctgtatttgtgatAACTTCTTATGCGAAGAGACTATTCAAGAAACTTAACGTAAGTTTGAGGGTTTTTCCCCTCAGTGTAAGCACTGCATTGAACTACCAATggcaataaataaaatccatttttaaaaggttcaCAGAATTTATGCCTGAGCATGTGCCCTTGCGTATTAGTGTGTGTTTGTAGCCTACAGTTTTATAGGTCTTGAGTAAATATGCAGTTCTGCCTGAAAACGTGACTCCTATAAATCTAGTATTGGTATGTTCCTCTGTATTCCCACCACTCTGAAGATAAGAGGTTCCACTTTGAAAGCACAAGTGCCAAgtatataaattttttttaatttatcttttgaCTGAGTCGGTTTGACTTTCAGGTACACCTTCAGCACAGACAGTATCTGTCTCAACAAAAGTTGGCACTCCAGTGTCACTGACCGGTCAGAGGTTCACCGTACAGATCCCGTCTTCTCAGGCAGCAGTCAAGTCAGGTAACACAAGCTGTAAAGATCAGCAGTGCTTCCTGCTGTTGTTCTtagcagaacagaaattaattcatgGCAATAATGTGGGAAATTACTTCACCTCTTCTGTCTCTTTGTAAGATTGCTGATGTTTTGTGTCTCCTTATGTAAGGCAGGCAGTCCTCTCTCTGGGTATTTTACAATTCCCAGTTCTAGCACAGTGGTGTCAACCAGAGCACACAGCGTTTCAGGCGGATTCCCCTTGCACCTTACCTGCCACCTCTGTGCTCTCTCGCTCTTTTGTGCTCACTCCACtagtattttcctgttttctctgtgttgccCGGGTTTTCAGCCCGGAATGTTCTACTAGCGTGCTGCTTTATTAGGTTGGAAGTTCTCTTTCAGTGTGGGAAAATCAACCGTTGTTTTTCATTGAGtgatgactttttcttttttttttttttttttcttcacagccaCACCAACTACTCCGACAGTTCAGAATGTTCTAATTAATCCTTCATTAATTGGACCAAAGAACATTCTTATTACTACAAATATGGTATCATCACAGAATACACCTAATGAATCAAATCCCTTGAAAAGGAAGCATGAGGATGACGACGACTATGATAACTTGTGAAGAGACTGTCCTGCAGCGATTTGTATTGAGCCTGACAAGATTTCTGCCAAGAGTTCTTTGTAAAGGGGGTGAGAGCATGTAAATACTCTGCTAATATGCGGTTGCGTGTGGTGTGAGAGAGAGGTCCTTGCCTGtggaaagatgaaaaagcaCCTCATCTTTTTCTGTGGCCCATAATGTCTTTTGAAcctcagcagcagtggtgaGTGCTGGTTACTGTTGCACAGAACAGCCCTCACACCTCTTCTGTCGCCTTATTTCTGACAGGTGTGGCTGTGTCTCTGGAGCCCGCTGAGCCAGGTGCTGGTAGTACTGTTCCGTGCCTAGTAAAaatcattttcagaaaacattggGTGGTGGACATAGGTATTCATGTCAAGTAACATTAAAACCGGAGTCCTGCGCGGGGCGGGATGTAGCTGGGGAGTGTCAGCCGGcgtttgttgtggggtttttttttccccaaaacacattTGTTGCTTCTATGTTGTGTTAGTTGCATACACTTGTGCAGGTCCAGTGGGTGTGGAGACTATCTCTTAACAGTAGGAATGCAGACGAAAGGTAGAGGAGGGGTTTTCTGGAGAACACTTAGGCTGACCTCGCGTACCCCTTAATCCATGGGTACATACCTACATCAGGACCCACAACTCCAGTGTAAAGTTAGAGAAGACGTAAAAACCCAGcccagatttttatttatttccaaagagCTGCACCTCTGTCTCTTGTCACTTCATTAAgcgtgtgtttgtgtgtgtataaagTGCCACTGTCACTGTGGCACTGGGGGATCTGGCGAAGGGCAAATCGCCTGAGCTTGACTTCGAGGGTCAGACTCAAAGCCTCGGGTACTTGCAGATGCTTTTGTGTATCGTGACCCCCAAGCCTGCCATACTAAGAGACTGATTAAATTTAGCACTGTTgtatctatttaaaaataaagtggtGTGTGTTTGTACCAGTGTCTCTTGGTAAAGGCTTTGGCTTGTGCCGCCTCTCCTAATGGCGCTTTTCTCATGCTGAGCTTGGCACgagtggggcggggggagctcTTCCACAAACCCTGGCTCAGCTACGAGTGCAAAACCCCTCCTTGCTGCTAAGGCCCGCAGGCGGGGGTAAGCGATGGGATCGACCAGTTCTAAGGTAATACCGAAAGGGATGGCGATGCTTCGTGACGTTTTTCAGGGCTGAAGCTGGCTGACAGCCCCCCTTGCTTTGCTCTCGGCCGTCTCCTCCTGCAGGTCCTGAGACTGCTCTGTCCGCGCTGCATGGACACGGGCGGCTTCTCAAGGTGATGCCAAGATGGAAGAACAAACCGCGCTCAGCAGCACGGGCGAGGGAGCAGCGTGTGGTGGGCGCTGCggtgagggcaggggcaggggcacagcctccctgccccagcagagcccgGGGGACCGGGGTGCACTGGGGACCTGgacctgccctggcagccaggctgctgggggggtgtTTTAAATACACACAACATATGTGTaaggtatttttatatatatttttttatgtgtgtgtatatatatatgcatgtacatatacacagacacacacatataatTGTATTTTACACACTCAAACTCAGAAGACAGCTAttcttttatatatgtatagGTAGTATATATAGAATATAGTGTGTGTAGCTAGAGAATATAGAGTAGTTAACTGTGCATGCACATAAACACACTAAGCCACCCCTTAATAAATACTTATGTCTATATGCACTTGTGttatacacacacattcatGCACACTTACTCTTGTAGATAGCAGTATTTATAGTTTCAGACACCCTTTTTATATAATGTGTAATATACACAGTATATAGCATCTGACAATATATAACATGTaatatgtatgtttttcttAGACACATCCATGCTCTCACAGACACTTCTTACATACATACTACtcaaatatatatgcataaataaaacTATATGATATCCTTTCACACACACTTTGTCTAcatattaagtatttttttaaagaagcataTTTGAACATTATTTATACTTCTATATATACAAACCCCACACGCACACAGAGTCTCCTATTCTGTTATGTACATATGCATAGCTGTACTCTGCAGTCTCGGGTACTCTTGTTCATATCTACAATACATTATATAAAGTACACTGATAATACCCAATATAAAATGCATCTCATGTGTACACACACCCACGCTCTGACAGACACGTGTTCTTGTATATATTGTAATACTGTGATaatatattcattaaaaaaatctattgtctctctatttaaatatttatgagcGCCATGCATACACACTCTGGCTCTCACACAGACCTGTTCTCCTGTATGTATTTGTAccctctccacacacacacccctccccgAGAACATTTTTATATGATACCTAGCACATAATACATAATATGTAACatacaataaaatattatcTATTATCTAG of the Falco naumanni isolate bFalNau1 chromosome 14, bFalNau1.pat, whole genome shotgun sequence genome contains:
- the LOC121097598 gene encoding LOW QUALITY PROTEIN: growth hormone secretagogue receptor type 1-like (The sequence of the model RefSeq protein was modified relative to this genomic sequence to represent the inferred CDS: deleted 3 bases in 2 codons); this encodes MEEVYFISEISHSEAYFLGVSGNLITIVIFRRSHKMRMTVNTYLSMFLSMALSDTLIFLGLPSDLYRLWKYKPYVFGDFLCKFLTSLSETCTYCTILHITTASAERYFAVCFPLKAKVTINKCWAKRVILALWGCSLLTAGPILFLFGVEHPNGSLPQESQERRSIERVVRMGLLETMTWVSTVYLFLPMLCVALLYGLVCRKLWRRGQRLLEGRGATQTVRVLAVLVFAFVVCWLPFHLGRILFARSEIVLYDLMQYFNLIATLLFCLGASIIPILYNKYRKAMSTILHHKRTRCCRHLTRGAEVSSEGPDILLIADL
- the LOC121097353 gene encoding transcription initiation factor TFIID subunit 9, producing MEPAKMASPKSAPKDAQVMAQILKDMGITEYEPRVINQMLEFAYRYVTTILEDAKIYSSHAKKSSVDADDVRLAIQCRTDQSFTSPPPRDFLLDIARQKNQTPLPLIKPYSGPRLPPDRYCLTAPNYRLKSLQKKVSSSAGRITVPRLSVGAVSSRPSTPTLGTPSAQTVSVSTKVGTPVSLTGQRFTVQIPSSQAAVKSATPTTPTVQNVLINPSLIGPKNILITTNMVSSQNTPNESNPLKRKHEDDDDYDNL